A single genomic interval of Streptomyces showdoensis harbors:
- a CDS encoding alpha/beta hydrolase, whose protein sequence is MGLTSNTVLALAVTLAVVLFAATVWLWPRLARGGWRTVLGRVGLLLATQVALFASLGLAANNSFLFYGSWADLFGQEQDMGVVVDHSAGSKDVKVVGTQAVDVPGGGRPSVGGQIQKIVIAGEKSRIDSQAYVYLPPEYFQGKYAKSTFPASVVLTGYPGTAENLLKGLKYPKTAFQQAKDKKMQPMILVMLRPTVAPPRDTECVDVPGGPQTETFFAQDLPKAISETYRVGTKPRNWGFMGNSTGGYCALKIAMHHPDRFSAAAGFSAYYRAADDVTTGDLFQGDQDAKKRADLLWSLDHLPQGRSSFLVTTSKHGESNLKGTLAFIKKVKDPASVSSITLESGGHNFNTWNREIPPGLVWMSGKLSAS, encoded by the coding sequence ATGGGTCTCACCAGCAACACAGTTCTCGCGTTGGCGGTCACGCTGGCCGTGGTGCTCTTCGCCGCCACGGTCTGGCTGTGGCCGAGGCTGGCGCGCGGCGGCTGGCGCACGGTCCTGGGGCGGGTCGGGCTGCTGCTCGCCACCCAGGTGGCCCTGTTCGCCTCGCTCGGTCTCGCCGCCAACAATTCCTTCCTCTTCTACGGCTCCTGGGCGGACCTGTTCGGCCAGGAGCAGGACATGGGCGTGGTGGTCGACCACTCGGCCGGTTCCAAGGACGTCAAGGTCGTCGGCACCCAGGCGGTGGACGTGCCGGGCGGCGGGCGTCCCTCGGTCGGCGGACAGATACAGAAGATCGTCATAGCGGGCGAGAAGTCGAGGATCGACTCCCAGGCGTACGTGTACCTGCCGCCGGAGTACTTCCAGGGGAAGTACGCGAAGTCGACCTTTCCCGCGTCCGTGGTGCTGACCGGCTACCCGGGCACGGCGGAGAACCTGCTGAAGGGCCTGAAGTACCCGAAGACGGCCTTCCAGCAGGCCAAGGACAAGAAGATGCAGCCGATGATCCTGGTGATGCTGCGGCCGACGGTCGCGCCGCCACGGGACACCGAGTGCGTCGACGTCCCGGGCGGCCCGCAGACGGAGACCTTCTTCGCCCAGGACCTGCCGAAGGCGATCTCGGAGACCTACCGGGTGGGCACGAAGCCGCGGAACTGGGGCTTCATGGGGAACTCGACCGGCGGCTACTGCGCCCTGAAGATCGCGATGCACCACCCGGACCGCTTCTCCGCGGCCGCCGGCTTCTCCGCGTACTACCGGGCGGCGGACGACGTGACGACCGGCGACCTGTTCCAGGGCGACCAGGACGCGAAGAAGCGGGCCGACCTGCTGTGGAGCCTGGACCACCTGCCCCAGGGCAGGTCGTCCTTCCTGGTGACCACGTCCAAGCACGGCGAGAGCAACCTCAAGGGGACGCTGGCCTTCATCAAGAAGGTGAAGGACCCGGCGAGCGTCTCCTCCATCACGCTGGAGAGCGGCGGCCACAACTTCAACACCTGGAACCGGGAGATCCCGCCGGGGCTGGTCTGGATGAGCGGGAAGCTCAGCGCGAGCTGA
- a CDS encoding ABC transporter ATP-binding protein: MIRFEQVTKRYADGTTAVDDLSFEVAEGELVTLVGPSGCGKTTTMKMVNRLVEPTGGRVLLGGEDVAGVDPVRLRRTIGYVIQQVGLFPHRTVLDNTATVPALLGWKKARARERAAELLDLVGLDPAVYGRRYPEQLSGGQRQRVGVARALAADPPVLLMDEPFGAVDPVVRERLQTEFLNLQATVRKTVLLVTHDLEEAVRLGDRIAVYGQGRIEQFDTPATVLGAPATPYVADFVGADRGLKRLAVTRVTEADLEPATDGRRPAGDGPGAAEGPGAAGGPGTADGPGTAGRAPGFPLGGSLKDALALLLQHDTGRITVHAPGDPGRVLGSLTTDGVHRALRRARPELSSR, translated from the coding sequence ATGATCCGGTTCGAGCAGGTGACCAAGCGGTACGCGGACGGGACCACCGCCGTCGACGACCTCTCCTTCGAGGTCGCCGAGGGGGAGCTGGTGACCCTCGTCGGCCCGTCCGGCTGCGGCAAGACGACCACGATGAAGATGGTCAACCGGCTCGTCGAGCCCACCGGGGGGCGGGTCCTGCTCGGCGGTGAGGACGTCGCCGGCGTCGATCCCGTACGGCTGCGCCGCACCATCGGCTACGTCATCCAGCAGGTCGGCCTCTTCCCGCACCGGACCGTCCTCGACAACACGGCCACCGTGCCCGCGCTGCTCGGATGGAAGAAGGCGAGGGCCCGCGAGCGCGCCGCCGAGCTCCTCGACCTGGTCGGCCTCGACCCCGCCGTGTACGGCCGGCGCTATCCCGAGCAGCTCTCCGGCGGCCAGCGCCAGCGGGTCGGCGTGGCCCGCGCGCTCGCCGCCGACCCGCCCGTCCTGCTGATGGACGAGCCGTTCGGCGCCGTCGACCCGGTGGTCCGCGAGCGGCTCCAGACCGAGTTCCTGAACCTCCAGGCGACCGTCCGCAAGACGGTGCTGCTGGTCACCCACGACCTGGAGGAGGCGGTCCGGCTCGGCGACCGGATCGCCGTCTACGGGCAGGGTCGCATCGAGCAGTTCGACACCCCGGCCACGGTGCTGGGCGCCCCCGCCACCCCGTACGTCGCCGACTTCGTGGGCGCGGACCGCGGCCTCAAGCGGCTCGCCGTCACCCGGGTCACGGAGGCGGACCTGGAGCCCGCGACGGACGGCCGCCGACCCGCCGGGGACGGCCCCGGCGCCGCGGAGGGTCCCGGCGCCGCGGGGGGTCCCGGCACGGCGGACGGCCCCGGCACCGCCGGACGGGCCCCCGGATTCCCGCTGGGCGGCTCCCTCAAGGACGCCCTGGCGCTGCTCCTCCAGCACGACACCGGCCGGATCACCGTGCACGCCCCCGGGGATCCGGGGCGCGTCCTCGGCTCGCTCACCACGGACGGCGTCCACCGGGCCCTGCGCCGGGCCCGGCCGGAGCTCAGCTCGCGCTGA
- a CDS encoding ABC transporter permease, translating into MAGTNCLVTNDWICGEYLRTRSQELADATVQHVGITAASVLLGLAVAFPLALLVRARPRLAGAVLGLTTLLYTIPSLALFSLLLPLLGLSSALVVTGLVLYSLTILVRGVLAGLAAVPAETKEAARGMGYGSGRLLWEVELPLALPALMAGIRMATVSTIALTTVGSIVGRGGLGNLIEDALPTFFKAQVLTASVLCVLLAVTADLLLLGLQRLLTPWSRIRAARAGGA; encoded by the coding sequence ATGGCCGGGACGAACTGCCTGGTGACCAACGACTGGATCTGCGGGGAGTATCTGCGCACCCGCTCCCAGGAACTGGCCGACGCCACGGTCCAGCATGTGGGAATCACCGCGGCGTCGGTGCTCCTCGGGCTCGCCGTCGCCTTCCCGCTCGCCCTGCTCGTGCGGGCGCGGCCCCGGCTGGCCGGTGCCGTCCTCGGTCTGACCACCCTGCTCTACACGATCCCCTCGCTCGCCCTGTTCTCGCTGCTGCTGCCCCTGCTGGGGCTGTCCTCGGCGCTGGTCGTGACGGGCCTGGTGCTCTACTCGCTGACCATCCTGGTGCGCGGCGTCCTGGCCGGCCTCGCGGCCGTGCCCGCCGAGACCAAGGAGGCCGCGCGCGGCATGGGGTACGGGTCGGGCCGGCTGCTGTGGGAGGTCGAACTCCCGCTCGCGCTGCCCGCGTTGATGGCCGGCATCCGGATGGCGACGGTCTCCACGATCGCGCTCACCACGGTCGGTTCCATCGTCGGACGCGGCGGCCTGGGCAACCTGATCGAGGACGCCCTGCCGACCTTCTTCAAGGCCCAGGTGCTCACCGCCTCCGTGCTGTGCGTGCTGCTCGCCGTGACCGCCGACCTGCTGCTCCTCGGCCTCCAGCGGCTCCTCACGCCCTGGAGCCGGATCCGGGCCGCACGGGCGGGGGGTGCCTGA
- a CDS encoding ABC transporter permease, translating into MQVVADTWSWLTTGANWSGESGVWHRLAEHLYVSGAALLLACAVALPLGLWLGHLGKGGTLAVNLSNVGRAIPVFAVLALFMVSPLRNAGYVPTVVALVLFAIPPLLTHAYVGVREVDRAVVEAARGMGMSGGQLFRGVELPLARPMLMTGLRSAAVQVVATATIAAMVGQGGLGRIITAGFNTYDTPQVVAGAVLVALLALLVEALLVGADRLLRR; encoded by the coding sequence ATGCAGGTCGTCGCGGACACCTGGTCCTGGCTGACCACCGGCGCCAACTGGTCGGGGGAGAGCGGCGTCTGGCACCGCCTCGCCGAGCACCTGTACGTGAGCGGGGCCGCGCTGCTCCTCGCCTGCGCCGTGGCGCTGCCCCTGGGTCTGTGGCTCGGGCACCTCGGCAAGGGCGGGACGCTGGCGGTCAACCTCTCCAACGTGGGCCGGGCCATCCCGGTCTTCGCCGTCCTGGCCCTCTTCATGGTCTCGCCGCTGCGCAACGCCGGGTACGTGCCGACGGTCGTCGCGCTCGTGCTCTTCGCGATACCGCCGCTGCTCACCCACGCCTACGTGGGCGTGCGCGAGGTGGACCGCGCGGTGGTGGAGGCCGCCCGCGGGATGGGGATGTCGGGCGGACAGCTCTTCCGCGGGGTCGAACTGCCGTTGGCCCGGCCCATGCTGATGACGGGTCTGCGCTCGGCCGCGGTGCAGGTGGTCGCCACGGCGACCATCGCCGCGATGGTCGGCCAGGGCGGCCTCGGGCGGATCATCACCGCCGGATTCAACACGTACGACACGCCGCAGGTGGTCGCGGGCGCCGTGCTCGTGGCCCTGCTCGCGCTCCTGGTGGAGGCGCTGCTGGTGGGCGCGGACCGGCTGCTGCGCCGGTGA
- a CDS encoding ABC transporter substrate-binding protein: MGDLVSRTSRIAGAVVGVAALTVSLAACGGDSLEKSKSGGGASAGGGGSKGSLVVGAAAFTESKVLAELYAQVLDDAGYSATVTTVKNRELYEPSLEKGEIDVVPEYAATLAESLNAKVNGPKAPEEKPVASGDPAATTEALKKLAEPRGLKVLAVGGAVDQNAFAVSREFAEKNKLKTLSDLGRAKLKVKIAAGDECEIRPFCAPGLKKTYGIDVTGVDPKGVGTPQAKQAVKDGVDQLVLTTTTDATVDSFGLVFLEDDKKLQNADNVLPVVNAADAGSPEIAAALDKITKVLTTADLAELNRKVDAERAKPEDVAKAYLESKGLLKK, from the coding sequence ATGGGTGATCTTGTGAGCAGGACCTCGCGTATCGCGGGTGCGGTAGTGGGCGTCGCGGCGCTGACGGTCTCGCTGGCCGCGTGCGGCGGCGACAGCCTGGAGAAGTCGAAGTCCGGCGGCGGCGCCTCCGCGGGCGGCGGCGGGAGCAAGGGCTCCCTGGTCGTCGGCGCGGCCGCGTTCACCGAGTCCAAGGTCCTCGCCGAGCTCTACGCCCAGGTCCTGGACGACGCCGGATACTCCGCGACCGTCACCACGGTGAAGAATCGCGAGCTGTACGAGCCCTCTCTGGAGAAGGGCGAGATCGACGTCGTACCGGAATACGCGGCGACGCTCGCGGAATCCCTCAACGCGAAGGTGAACGGGCCGAAGGCGCCCGAGGAGAAGCCGGTCGCCTCCGGTGACCCGGCCGCCACCACGGAGGCGCTGAAGAAGCTCGCCGAGCCGCGCGGACTGAAGGTGCTCGCGGTCGGCGGGGCCGTCGATCAGAACGCCTTCGCGGTGAGCCGGGAATTCGCGGAGAAGAACAAGCTGAAGACCCTTTCCGACCTCGGCCGCGCCAAGCTGAAGGTGAAGATCGCGGCCGGTGACGAATGCGAGATCCGCCCCTTCTGCGCCCCCGGTCTGAAGAAGACGTACGGGATCGACGTCACCGGCGTGGACCCCAAGGGCGTCGGCACCCCGCAGGCCAAGCAGGCGGTCAAGGACGGCGTGGACCAACTGGTCCTCACCACCACGACGGACGCGACCGTCGACTCCTTCGGCCTGGTCTTCCTGGAGGACGACAAGAAGCTCCAGAACGCGGACAACGTGCTGCCCGTGGTCAATGCCGCGGACGCCGGATCTCCCGAGATCGCCGCCGCCCTCGACAAGATCACCAAGGTTCTGACGACGGCGGATCTCGCCGAACTCAACCGCAAGGTCGACGCCGAGCGGGCGAAGCCGGAGGACGTGGCGAAGGCCTATCTGGAGTCGAAGGGGCTGCTCAAGAAGTAG
- a CDS encoding NADH-quinone oxidoreductase subunit D, with protein MTETTVGIGGAAESTDMVLNIGPQHPSTHGVLRLRLVLDGEVVREAEPVVGYMHRGAEKLFEARDYRQIIMLANRHDWLSAFSNELGVVMAVERMLGMEVPERAVWTRTLLAELNRVLNHLMFLGSYPLELGGITPVFHAFREREELQAVMEEVSGGRMHYMFNRVGGLKEDLPAGWLGRARQAVADVRSRMDVYDRLVLGNEIFRGRTRGVGVLSQEAVHGYGVSGPIARASGVDFDLRRDEPYLAYGELQDVLRVVTRTEGDCLARFECLLDQTHNALELADACLDRIEDLPQGPINQRLPKVLKAPEGHTYAWTENPLGINGYYLVSKGEKTPYRLKLRSASYNNIQALAELLPGTLVADMVAILGSLFFVVGDIDK; from the coding sequence ATGACGGAGACGACGGTCGGTATCGGCGGCGCGGCGGAGAGCACCGACATGGTGCTGAACATCGGGCCGCAGCATCCCTCCACCCACGGTGTGCTCCGGCTGCGGCTCGTGCTCGACGGCGAAGTGGTGCGCGAGGCCGAGCCCGTGGTCGGGTACATGCACCGCGGCGCCGAGAAGCTGTTCGAGGCGCGGGACTACCGGCAGATCATCATGCTGGCGAACCGCCACGACTGGCTGTCGGCGTTCTCCAACGAGCTCGGCGTCGTGATGGCCGTGGAGCGGATGCTGGGCATGGAGGTCCCGGAGCGCGCCGTGTGGACGCGGACGCTGCTCGCCGAGCTGAACCGGGTGCTCAACCACCTGATGTTCCTCGGCTCGTACCCCCTCGAACTGGGCGGCATCACCCCCGTCTTCCACGCCTTCCGCGAGCGCGAGGAGCTCCAGGCCGTCATGGAGGAGGTCTCCGGCGGCCGGATGCACTACATGTTCAACCGGGTCGGCGGCCTCAAGGAGGACCTGCCGGCCGGCTGGCTGGGCCGGGCGCGGCAGGCGGTCGCGGACGTGCGGTCGCGGATGGACGTGTACGACCGGCTGGTGCTCGGCAACGAGATCTTCCGGGGCCGGACCCGCGGGGTCGGGGTGCTGTCGCAGGAGGCCGTGCACGGGTACGGGGTGTCCGGGCCGATCGCCCGCGCCTCGGGCGTCGACTTCGACCTGCGCCGGGACGAGCCGTACCTCGCGTACGGGGAGCTGCAGGACGTCCTGCGGGTGGTGACCCGGACGGAGGGGGACTGCCTGGCCCGCTTCGAGTGCCTGCTCGACCAGACGCACAACGCCCTGGAGCTCGCCGACGCCTGTCTGGACCGGATCGAGGACCTGCCGCAGGGGCCGATCAACCAGCGGCTGCCGAAGGTCCTGAAGGCGCCGGAGGGGCACACCTACGCCTGGACCGAGAACCCGCTGGGCATCAACGGCTACTACCTGGTCTCCAAGGGCGAGAAGACCCCGTACCGGCTCAAGCTGCGCTCGGCCTCGTACAACAACATCCAGGCGCTGGCCGAGCTGCTGCCGGGGACGCTCGTCGCCGACATGGTGGCGATCCTGGGCTCGCTGTTCTTCGTCGTGGGCGACATCGACAAGTAG
- a CDS encoding SAM-dependent methyltransferase: protein MTDETCQWQGWREATERALYGPEGFFLRPEGPAGHFRTSVHASPLFAGAVARLLARTAEELDTEELALVDVGAGRGELLTGVLAALPPGLRVRPYGVERAARPAGLDPRIVWTDRVPDGERGLLFANEWLDNVPVDVAQADGDGVVRYVEVRADGTERLGGPVTGPDAGWLERWWPLREPGERAEIGRPRDEAWAGAVGALAAGTAVAVDYGHLRGSRPPFGTLAAFREGREVAPVPDGSRDLTAHVAIDACAEAGGWAARADAPGGRRAPEVLTQREALRGLGVSGGRPPLALASSDPRGYVRALAAAGEAAELLAPGGLGDFLWLVQRV from the coding sequence GTGACGGATGAGACGTGTCAGTGGCAGGGGTGGCGCGAGGCCACGGAGCGGGCGCTGTACGGCCCGGAGGGCTTCTTCCTGCGGCCGGAGGGGCCCGCGGGGCACTTCCGCACCTCGGTGCACGCCTCGCCGCTCTTCGCGGGGGCGGTGGCCCGGCTGCTCGCCCGTACGGCGGAGGAGCTGGACACGGAGGAGCTCGCGCTGGTGGACGTGGGCGCGGGGCGGGGCGAGCTGTTGACGGGGGTGCTGGCCGCGCTGCCGCCGGGTCTGCGGGTCCGGCCGTACGGCGTGGAGCGCGCGGCCCGGCCGGCCGGGCTGGACCCGCGGATCGTCTGGACGGACCGGGTGCCGGACGGGGAGCGGGGGCTGCTGTTCGCCAACGAGTGGCTGGACAACGTGCCGGTGGACGTGGCGCAGGCCGACGGGGACGGCGTCGTCCGGTACGTCGAGGTGCGGGCGGACGGTACGGAGCGCCTGGGCGGGCCGGTGACGGGGCCGGACGCGGGGTGGCTGGAGCGCTGGTGGCCGCTGCGGGAGCCCGGGGAGCGGGCGGAGATCGGGCGGCCGCGGGACGAGGCGTGGGCGGGGGCGGTGGGGGCGCTGGCCGCCGGGACGGCGGTGGCGGTCGACTACGGGCACCTGCGCGGGTCGCGGCCGCCGTTCGGGACGCTGGCCGCGTTCCGGGAGGGGCGGGAGGTGGCGCCCGTGCCGGACGGGAGCCGCGACCTGACGGCGCACGTGGCGATCGACGCGTGCGCGGAGGCGGGTGGCTGGGCGGCCCGCGCGGACGCCCCCGGTGGCCGCAGGGCCCCGGAGGTCCTCACCCAGCGGGAGGCCCTGCGGGGGCTCGGGGTGAGCGGGGGCCGGCCGCCGCTCGCCCTCGCGTCGAGCGACCCGCGCGGGTACGTGCGGGCGCTCGCCGCCGCGGGGGAGGCGGCGGAACTGCTGGCGCCCGGGGGGCTGGGCGACTTCCTGTGGCTGGTGCAGCGGGTCTGA
- a CDS encoding sensor histidine kinase translates to MQRLYDFIRRHPTGVDTFWAVVLFGFSLLWVGGGAPAGTAVAGYLGVAVLYSLVIALRRRAPEKMLVLAVVLGLVQLAFGIVPFMADFAMLVIIYTVAAHDGPRWASRLALAGGLAAATLSQLRWPLEGSRSSAATVFFTVIMTVPFALAWVLGDSLRTRRAYFAQLEERASRLEKEREAQAKVAVAAERARIARELHDVVAHNVSVMVVQADGAAYVMDSSPETAKQALETIAGTGRQALAEMRRLLGILRTGEHQEAGEYVPQPDVQQIEDLVEQVRGAGLAVDFKIEGTPRPLPSGVELTAYRIVQEALTNSRKHGGPDVGASVRLVYFDDGLGLLVEDDGRGAPQEMYEDGGADGRGHGLIGMRERVGMVGGTLDAGPRPGGGFRISALLPLKPAH, encoded by the coding sequence GTGCAGCGCCTCTACGACTTCATCCGCAGACACCCGACCGGCGTCGACACCTTCTGGGCCGTCGTCCTGTTCGGGTTCTCCCTGCTGTGGGTGGGCGGCGGCGCCCCGGCCGGCACCGCCGTCGCCGGCTACCTCGGCGTCGCCGTGCTCTACTCGCTCGTCATCGCCCTCCGGCGGCGCGCGCCCGAGAAGATGCTGGTCCTCGCCGTCGTCCTCGGCCTCGTCCAGCTCGCCTTCGGGATCGTCCCGTTCATGGCCGACTTCGCCATGCTCGTGATCATCTACACGGTCGCCGCGCACGACGGGCCCCGCTGGGCCTCCCGGCTCGCCCTCGCCGGCGGCCTCGCCGCCGCCACGCTCTCCCAGCTGCGCTGGCCACTGGAGGGGTCCCGCTCCTCCGCGGCCACCGTCTTCTTCACCGTCATCATGACCGTGCCCTTCGCCCTCGCCTGGGTGCTCGGCGACTCCCTGCGCACCCGCCGCGCCTACTTCGCCCAGCTGGAGGAACGTGCCTCCCGCCTGGAGAAGGAACGCGAGGCCCAGGCCAAGGTCGCCGTCGCCGCCGAGCGCGCCCGGATCGCCCGCGAGCTGCACGACGTCGTCGCCCACAACGTCTCCGTCATGGTCGTCCAGGCCGACGGCGCCGCCTACGTCATGGACTCCTCCCCCGAGACCGCCAAGCAGGCCCTGGAGACCATCGCCGGCACCGGCCGCCAGGCCCTCGCCGAGATGCGCCGCCTGCTGGGCATCCTGCGCACCGGCGAGCACCAGGAGGCCGGCGAGTACGTCCCCCAGCCCGACGTGCAGCAGATCGAGGACCTCGTCGAGCAGGTCCGCGGCGCCGGCCTCGCCGTCGACTTCAAGATCGAGGGCACCCCGCGTCCGCTCCCCAGCGGCGTCGAGCTCACCGCGTACCGGATCGTCCAGGAAGCCCTCACCAACAGCCGCAAGCACGGCGGCCCCGACGTCGGCGCCAGCGTCCGCCTGGTCTACTTCGACGACGGGCTCGGGCTGCTCGTCGAGGACGACGGGCGGGGCGCGCCCCAGGAGATGTACGAGGACGGCGGTGCCGACGGGCGCGGCCACGGGCTCATCGGCATGCGGGAGCGGGTCGGCATGGTCGGCGGCACCCTGGACGCGGGGCCGCGGCCCGGCGGCGGCTTCCGCATCAGTGCCCTGCTTCCGCTCAAGCCCGCCCACTGA
- a CDS encoding response regulator transcription factor — MSIRVMLVDDQVLLRTGFRMVLAAQPDMEVVAEAGDGVEALEVLRGTEVDVVLMDVRMPKLDGVETTRRICSQPGAPKVLILTTFDLDEYAFSGLKAGASGFMLKDVPPAELLGAIRSVHSGDAVVAPSTTRRLLDRFSPMLPSTGRESRAADSGIDRLTDREREVMLLVAQGLSNGEIAARLVLSEATVKTHVGRILTKLDLRDRVQVVVLAYETGLVRAGGGSL; from the coding sequence ATGTCCATCCGTGTGATGCTCGTCGACGACCAGGTGCTGCTGCGCACCGGCTTCCGCATGGTGCTCGCCGCCCAGCCGGACATGGAGGTCGTGGCCGAGGCGGGCGACGGCGTGGAGGCCCTGGAGGTGCTGCGGGGGACCGAGGTCGATGTCGTCCTGATGGACGTGCGCATGCCCAAGCTCGACGGGGTCGAGACCACCCGCCGGATCTGCTCCCAGCCCGGCGCGCCCAAGGTGCTGATCCTCACCACCTTCGACCTCGACGAGTACGCCTTCTCCGGGCTCAAGGCCGGGGCCAGCGGCTTCATGCTCAAGGACGTGCCGCCCGCCGAGCTGCTCGGCGCCATCCGGTCCGTGCACAGCGGCGACGCCGTCGTCGCCCCCTCCACCACCCGGCGCCTCCTCGACCGCTTCTCGCCCATGCTGCCGTCGACCGGGCGCGAGAGCCGCGCCGCCGACAGCGGCATCGACCGGCTCACCGACCGCGAGCGCGAGGTCATGCTGCTGGTCGCCCAGGGGCTGTCCAACGGCGAGATCGCGGCCCGGCTCGTGCTGTCCGAAGCGACCGTGAAGACGCACGTGGGGCGGATCCTCACCAAGCTCGACCTGCGCGACCGGGTGCAGGTCGTCGTCCTCGCCTACGAGACCGGTCTCGTACGGGCCGGGGGCGGGTCGCTCTAG
- a CDS encoding DUF5937 family protein has protein sequence MSVTIDITGLPHERISFCPSPLAELGNALHALAEPAHHARLHAWTTTTSAGLKPELADRLHEADFMWRSTRSDFLLPAEPRETLAEELDDLDRLDDEKFVGAALEISCSSRYSEGIPSPLVDEQSRRRALDLAAARGPRQAAFVERMLAEPTAVRAWIRRLLEDCDDAFFADTWRRVRVQLAADARHKTELLRRKGLGEALAAASPALSLEEGPHGSRIVVDKLVHGRTEALGTGVTLVPTAFGWPHLFATSAPGWQPVIQYPAATRDVGGAEPVETVKARLEAIAHPMRMRLCRNLARGPYSTSELADAYGITAPEVSRHLSVLKKAGLLTTQRRGRYVLHQLDFSVVARLGSDFLESVLR, from the coding sequence GTGAGCGTGACGATCGACATCACCGGACTGCCGCACGAGCGGATCAGCTTCTGCCCCTCGCCGCTGGCCGAGCTGGGCAACGCCCTGCACGCGCTGGCCGAGCCTGCCCACCACGCCCGGCTGCACGCCTGGACGACGACGACCTCCGCCGGCCTCAAGCCGGAGCTGGCGGACCGGCTGCACGAGGCCGACTTCATGTGGCGGTCCACCCGTTCCGACTTCCTGCTGCCGGCGGAACCCCGCGAGACCCTGGCCGAGGAGCTGGACGACCTCGACCGTCTGGACGACGAGAAGTTCGTGGGCGCGGCCCTGGAGATCTCGTGCAGCAGCCGCTACTCCGAGGGCATCCCGTCCCCGCTGGTCGACGAGCAGAGCCGCCGCCGCGCCCTGGACCTGGCCGCCGCGCGGGGCCCGCGCCAGGCCGCGTTCGTGGAGCGGATGCTGGCCGAGCCGACGGCGGTACGCGCCTGGATACGCCGCCTCCTGGAGGACTGCGACGACGCGTTCTTCGCCGACACCTGGCGCCGGGTGCGCGTCCAGCTCGCCGCCGACGCCCGCCACAAGACGGAGCTGCTGCGCCGCAAGGGCCTCGGGGAGGCGCTGGCGGCGGCCTCCCCGGCGCTCAGCCTGGAGGAGGGCCCGCACGGCAGCCGGATCGTCGTGGACAAGCTGGTGCACGGCAGGACGGAGGCCCTGGGCACCGGGGTGACGCTGGTGCCGACGGCCTTCGGCTGGCCGCACCTGTTCGCGACGAGCGCGCCCGGCTGGCAGCCGGTGATCCAGTATCCGGCGGCGACGCGTGACGTCGGCGGCGCGGAGCCGGTGGAGACGGTCAAGGCACGCCTGGAGGCGATCGCCCACCCGATGCGGATGCGGCTGTGCCGGAACCTGGCGCGCGGCCCGTACTCGACGAGCGAGCTGGCCGACGCGTACGGCATCACGGCCCCGGAGGTCTCCCGCCACCTCTCCGTCCTGAAGAAGGCGGGCCTGCTGACGACCCAGCGCCGGGGCCGCTACGTGCTGCACCAGCTGGACTTCTCGGTGGTGGCGAGACTGGGCAGCGACTTCCTGGAGTCGGTACTCCGCTGA